In one window of Romboutsia hominis DNA:
- a CDS encoding CD1290 family small acid-soluble spore protein, with product MSKQNAKKALKQLKMEVAADYGMTYDDAFEIIENAHVNEVLANHLKRVEEHKTYFSNKLNNQN from the coding sequence ATGAGCAAGCAAAATGCAAAAAAAGCTCTAAAGCAACTAAAAATGGAAGTTGCAGCTGATTATGGGATGACTTATGATGATGCATTTGAAATAATAGAAAATGCACATGTAAATGAAGTTTTAGCTAATCATTTAAAAAGAGTAGAAGAACATAAGACTTATTTTTCTAACAAATTAAATAATCAAAATTAA
- a CDS encoding FAD-dependent oxidoreductase, translating to MSRKILIVGGVAGGASAAARLRRLNENDKIIMFEKGPHVSFSNCCLPYHLSEVIEDAESLVLMQPDKFFNQYRIDTRINNEVIDIDRTNKKIKVKDLINNKEYEESYDKLILSPGANPIVPNIPGIENINVFTVRNVVDIAKLKYFANKSYENKVTVIGGGFIGVEVTENLREAGYDVTLIEASKQIMKPFDYDMVQILHKELDDKGVNLILEDKVVAFEDGHTVLNSGRKIKSDVVIMAIGVTPDNKLAKQAGLDIGENGSIKVDHNYCTNDKDIYAVGDAIEVYNALTHRKTRLPLAGPAQKQARAVADHINNIQVRNTGFIGSSVIKVFDLNGASTGLNENMIKELDINIDYEVARVIPSDKVGLMPGASPMHFKLIFEVPTGKILGAQAIGKGSVDKRIDVIATLIKFGATVEDLKDLELCYAPTFSTAKDVVNHAGYVASNLLNNTFKQVPVTKVRELVENGEYIIDVREENEFELGHVVGAKNIPLSQLRDRLDEIPKDKTLYVHCRSAQRSYNAVLALKQLGFENVYNIAGSFLGICLYEYFNDKTKNRKPIVTQYNFN from the coding sequence TTGAGTAGGAAAATTTTAATAGTAGGTGGAGTTGCAGGTGGAGCTTCAGCTGCTGCTAGGCTTAGAAGACTTAATGAAAATGATAAAATAATAATGTTTGAAAAAGGGCCACATGTATCTTTCTCAAATTGCTGTTTACCATATCACTTAAGTGAAGTTATAGAGGATGCAGAGTCTTTAGTTCTTATGCAACCAGATAAGTTCTTTAATCAATATAGAATAGATACAAGAATAAATAATGAAGTTATAGATATAGATAGAACAAATAAAAAAATTAAAGTTAAAGATTTAATAAATAATAAAGAGTATGAAGAAAGTTACGATAAGTTAATATTATCTCCTGGTGCAAATCCAATAGTACCTAATATACCTGGAATTGAAAATATAAATGTATTTACAGTTAGAAATGTTGTTGATATAGCAAAATTAAAATATTTTGCTAATAAGTCATATGAAAATAAAGTAACTGTAATAGGTGGAGGATTTATAGGAGTTGAAGTTACTGAAAATCTTAGAGAAGCTGGATATGATGTAACATTAATAGAAGCATCTAAGCAAATAATGAAGCCATTTGACTATGATATGGTACAAATACTTCATAAAGAGTTAGATGATAAAGGAGTTAACTTAATATTAGAAGATAAGGTAGTAGCATTTGAAGATGGACATACTGTTTTAAATTCAGGAAGAAAAATAAAGTCAGACGTAGTTATTATGGCTATAGGAGTTACTCCTGATAATAAGTTAGCTAAACAAGCAGGGTTAGATATAGGTGAAAATGGATCTATAAAGGTAGACCATAATTACTGTACAAATGATAAAGACATATATGCAGTAGGGGATGCAATAGAAGTATATAACGCTTTAACTCATAGAAAGACTAGATTGCCACTTGCAGGGCCTGCTCAAAAACAAGCAAGAGCTGTTGCAGATCATATAAACAATATTCAAGTTAGAAATACTGGATTTATAGGTTCTTCAGTTATAAAAGTATTTGATTTAAATGGAGCATCTACTGGTCTTAATGAAAATATGATAAAGGAATTAGACATTAATATAGACTATGAAGTTGCAAGGGTTATACCTTCAGATAAAGTTGGATTAATGCCAGGAGCAAGTCCAATGCACTTTAAATTAATATTTGAAGTACCAACAGGAAAAATACTAGGAGCACAAGCTATAGGTAAAGGAAGTGTAGACAAAAGAATAGATGTTATAGCAACTCTTATAAAATTTGGTGCAACTGTAGAAGATTTAAAAGATTTAGAGTTATGTTATGCACCAACATTTTCAACTGCAAAGGATGTAGTAAACCATGCTGGATATGTAGCATCTAATTTACTTAACAATACATTTAAGCAAGTACCTGTTACAAAGGTTAGAGAGCTAGTAGAAAATGGGGAATATATAATAGATGTTAGAGAAGAAAATGAATTTGAATTAGGTCATGTAGTAGGGGCTAAAAACATACCTTTAAGTCAATTAAGAGATAGATTAGATGAAATACCAAAGGATAAAACATTATATGTACACTGTAGAAGTGCACAAAGAAGTTATAATGCAGTATTAGCACTTAAGCAGTTAGGATTTGAAAATGTATATAATATAGCTGGAAGCTTTTTAGGTATATGCTTATATGAATATTTTAATGATAAGACTAAAAATAGAAAGCCTATAGTTACACAATATAATTTTAATTAG
- a CDS encoding YlbF family regulator encodes MSVKDSAMKLANEIRNSKEYKDFRKNMNEVKKDKSCEKLLKEYQDIQIKAQGYVLRNQEVDKKVIMKLESVGKKVSNNKKLYNYLNSEQKFKSMMDDINKILAKSVEKDYK; translated from the coding sequence ATGTCAGTAAAAGATAGCGCTATGAAATTAGCAAATGAAATAAGAAATAGTAAGGAATATAAAGACTTTAGAAAAAATATGAATGAAGTAAAAAAAGATAAATCTTGTGAAAAACTTTTAAAGGAATATCAAGATATTCAAATTAAAGCACAAGGATATGTACTAAGAAACCAAGAGGTAGATAAAAAAGTCATTATGAAATTAGAATCTGTAGGAAAAAAGGTATCTAATAATAAAAAATTATATAACTACTTAAATAGTGAGCAAAAATTTAAATCTATGATGGATGATATAAATAAAATACTTGCTAAAAGTGTTGAAAAGGATTATAAATAG
- a CDS encoding ribonuclease J — protein MQLFKKSANKIKVMALGGLNEVGKNMTVIEYKDEIIVIDAGLSFPDDDMLGVDIVIPDITYLIKNRDKIKGIFITHGHEDHIGALPYILKKINVPVYGSKLSIGLIQVKLKEHKLNNVKLNVTTPRQIIKLDHMDVEFIRNNHSIPDACSIAVHTDQGIIYHTGDFKIDLTPIDGDVMDMHRICELSKKGILLMLADSTNAERPGSTLSEKTVGLGLYDLFRKAENNRIIVATFASNIHRLQQIINAAERFGRKVAVSGRSMVNVVGVASELGYLDVPENMLIDLNDLHRYEDSEVVIITTGSQGEPMSALARMASSDHKKVEIRNGDFIIISAHPIPGNEKLISKVINCLFEKGAEVVYDEVDIHVSGHAKQEELKLIHRLARPKFFMPAHGEYRMLKKHAELAEELGMPSQNIFVNKTGDVLEIDRNSAKVTGTIQTGNVLVDGLGVGDVGNIVLRDRKHLSEDGLMIVVVTISKEEGRVLAGPDIISRGFVYVRESEDLMDGAKNVIKDVLRDCEDKNIKEWAYLKNSIKENLKEYLYQRTKRNPMILPIIMEV, from the coding sequence ATGCAGTTGTTCAAAAAAAGCGCCAATAAGATAAAAGTAATGGCACTAGGCGGTCTTAACGAAGTCGGCAAAAACATGACAGTTATCGAATACAAAGATGAAATAATTGTTATAGATGCGGGGTTAAGTTTTCCAGATGATGATATGTTAGGGGTAGATATAGTTATACCAGATATAACTTATTTAATCAAAAACAGAGATAAAATAAAGGGTATATTCATCACACATGGACATGAAGACCACATAGGAGCGCTTCCTTATATACTTAAAAAAATTAATGTACCTGTGTACGGTTCTAAGTTAAGCATAGGTCTTATACAAGTTAAGTTAAAGGAACATAAGTTAAATAACGTTAAGTTAAACGTTACTACACCAAGACAAATAATAAAGTTAGATCATATGGATGTTGAATTCATAAGAAATAATCACAGTATACCGGATGCTTGTTCTATAGCTGTTCATACAGATCAAGGAATAATATATCATACAGGTGACTTTAAAATAGACTTAACACCTATTGATGGGGATGTAATGGATATGCATAGAATATGTGAGCTAAGTAAAAAAGGTATACTTTTAATGTTAGCTGATAGTACTAATGCTGAAAGACCAGGATCTACATTATCTGAAAAGACAGTAGGATTAGGATTATATGATTTATTTAGAAAAGCTGAAAATAATAGAATAATAGTTGCAACATTTGCATCTAATATACACAGATTGCAACAAATAATAAATGCAGCAGAAAGATTTGGAAGAAAAGTTGCAGTTTCAGGAAGATCTATGGTAAATGTAGTAGGCGTTGCTAGTGAATTAGGATATTTAGACGTACCTGAAAATATGCTAATAGATCTAAACGATCTTCACAGATATGAAGATAGTGAAGTAGTTATAATAACTACAGGTTCTCAAGGAGAGCCAATGTCAGCTCTTGCTAGAATGGCAAGTTCTGATCATAAGAAAGTGGAAATAAGAAATGGAGATTTTATAATAATATCAGCTCATCCAATACCAGGAAACGAGAAATTAATATCTAAAGTAATAAACTGCTTATTTGAAAAAGGGGCAGAAGTTGTCTATGATGAAGTAGACATACACGTATCAGGACATGCTAAGCAAGAAGAATTAAAGTTAATCCATAGATTAGCTAGACCTAAGTTTTTCATGCCAGCACATGGTGAGTATAGGATGCTTAAAAAGCATGCGGAACTAGCAGAAGAATTAGGTATGCCTAGTCAAAATATATTTGTAAATAAAACAGGAGATGTTTTAGAAATAGATAGAAATTCAGCTAAGGTAACAGGAACTATACAAACAGGAAATGTATTAGTTGATGGATTAGGTGTGGGAGATGTAGGAAACATTGTTTTAAGAGATAGAAAGCATTTATCAGAAGATGGACTTATGATAGTTGTAGTTACTATATCTAAAGAAGAAGGAAGAGTATTAGCAGGACCAGACATAATATCTAGAGGATTTGTATATGTAAGAGAATCTGAAGATTTAATGGATGGAGCTAAAAATGTTATAAAAGATGTATTAAGAGACTGCGAAGATAAAAATATTAAAGAGTGGGCTTATTTAAAAAATAGTATAAAAGAAAACTTAAAAGAATATTTATACCAAAGAACAAAGAGAAATCCTATGATACTTCCTATAATAATGGAGGTATAA
- a CDS encoding metal-dependent hydrolase — protein sequence MRGKTHCTIGVLSVIQASLLFNIPISIFNIILSAFFSILPDLDESNSIVSEMFLKKNTSKFILKITIYLINVFIFFISLKINDNFFLSSLITFISIFIIESKLNHTFLRKVFISLIFILLGFCLYLVNIKIYFSIFCFMLATFPWLKHRSFSHSIFAIIIVYFLLKQIELITNILNLSFFGTISYASHIFLGDLFTRSGIPLLYPISDKKFSLGFFKVGGFLNNAIEIIFIMILTTLVVFTIINKFNLLNLSIL from the coding sequence ATGAGGGGTAAAACTCATTGTACTATAGGTGTTTTAAGTGTTATTCAAGCCTCATTATTATTTAATATACCAATATCTATTTTTAATATCATATTATCTGCATTTTTCTCTATTCTACCAGATTTAGATGAATCAAATTCAATAGTATCTGAAATGTTTTTAAAAAAGAATACTTCTAAGTTTATTTTAAAAATCACAATATATTTGATAAATGTATTTATATTTTTTATATCACTTAAAATAAATGATAACTTTTTTTTAAGCTCATTAATAACATTTATATCTATTTTTATAATAGAGTCAAAGCTTAATCATACTTTCTTAAGAAAAGTATTTATATCATTAATATTTATACTTCTCGGATTTTGTCTTTATTTAGTTAATATTAAAATATACTTTTCTATATTTTGCTTTATGCTTGCCACATTTCCTTGGCTAAAACATAGAAGTTTTTCTCACAGTATATTTGCAATAATTATAGTATATTTTTTATTAAAACAAATCGAGCTAATAACTAATATATTAAATTTATCATTTTTTGGAACTATAAGTTATGCTAGTCATATATTTTTAGGAGATTTATTTACAAGATCAGGTATTCCTCTTTTATATCCTATTAGTGATAAAAAGTTTTCTCTAGGATTTTTTAAAGTAGGTGGCTTTTTAAATAACGCTATAGAAATAATATTTATTATGATTTTAACTACATTGGTAGTTTTCACTATAATAAATAAGTTTAATTTATTAAATTTATCAATATTATAA
- a CDS encoding D-alanyl-D-alanine carboxypeptidase family protein, protein MKKLASILVAFIMAIIPINTSFANDTGNINVSSKSAVLMDVGSGKVLYEKQAHEKLPPASVTKVMTMLLCMEALESGKLKLTDEVQISENASSMGGSQIFLEAGEVQDVDTLIKGIAVASANDACVAMGEHIGGSVEGFVDMMNKKAKELGMKDTNFVNTNGLPVDNHYTTAYDIALMSRELLKHEAISKYLTTWMDKVVVGKKKVEVGLANTNKMVKHYQGTTGVKTGFTQQAKYCLSASAKRGNTHLIAVTLGAETSPERFKDSSNLLNYGFANYESVNLCTKDDKIANIKIDKAEDENIELVAKDDLSLLIKKGGNKNFERKVKLNENLKLPIKKGSVLGQMEIYQNKKSIGKVDLVNNKDINKAGYMKMLQRVIENMF, encoded by the coding sequence ATGAAAAAGCTAGCTAGTATATTAGTTGCATTTATAATGGCTATTATACCTATTAATACAAGTTTTGCAAATGATACGGGAAACATAAATGTATCCTCAAAATCCGCAGTACTTATGGATGTAGGTAGCGGAAAAGTTTTATATGAAAAACAAGCACATGAAAAGTTGCCACCAGCTAGTGTAACAAAAGTAATGACTATGCTTTTATGTATGGAAGCACTAGAAAGTGGTAAGCTAAAATTAACAGATGAAGTGCAAATAAGTGAAAATGCATCTAGTATGGGTGGAAGTCAGATATTTTTAGAAGCTGGAGAAGTACAAGATGTAGATACGTTAATAAAAGGTATAGCAGTAGCATCAGCAAATGATGCTTGTGTAGCTATGGGAGAACATATTGGAGGAAGTGTAGAAGGCTTTGTAGATATGATGAATAAAAAGGCTAAAGAATTAGGTATGAAGGATACTAACTTTGTAAACACTAATGGTCTTCCAGTTGATAATCACTACACTACTGCTTATGATATAGCTTTAATGTCTAGAGAGTTATTAAAGCATGAAGCTATAAGTAAGTACCTTACAACTTGGATGGACAAGGTTGTAGTAGGAAAGAAAAAGGTAGAAGTAGGACTTGCTAATACTAATAAGATGGTAAAACACTATCAAGGTACAACAGGTGTTAAAACAGGATTTACACAACAAGCAAAATATTGTTTATCTGCATCAGCTAAAAGAGGAAATACTCATTTAATAGCAGTAACATTAGGTGCAGAAACTTCACCAGAAAGATTTAAAGATTCTTCTAACTTACTAAACTATGGATTTGCAAATTATGAAAGTGTTAATCTTTGTACAAAAGATGATAAAATAGCAAACATAAAGATAGATAAAGCTGAAGATGAAAATATAGAATTAGTTGCAAAAGATGATTTAAGCCTTTTAATCAAAAAGGGTGGAAATAAAAACTTTGAAAGAAAAGTTAAGTTAAATGAAAACCTAAAACTTCCTATCAAAAAGGGAAGTGTACTTGGACAGATGGAAATATATCAAAATAAAAAGTCTATAGGGAAAGTGGACTTAGTAAATAATAAAGATATAAATAAAGCTGGATATATGAAAATGCTACAAAGGGTTATAGAAAACATGTTTTAA
- a CDS encoding DUF503 domain-containing protein, whose product MKILVLKISLRANWVHSLKEKRMIVKSIIKKLQNNFNVSIIEVDNQDVHQIISIGICSISLEFSMCDSIKEKIINFIEDNTDALIFEIEEEIINY is encoded by the coding sequence ATGAAGATACTAGTCTTAAAAATAAGTTTAAGAGCAAATTGGGTTCATTCCCTTAAGGAAAAAAGAATGATAGTAAAAAGTATAATAAAAAAACTACAAAATAATTTTAATGTATCTATTATAGAAGTAGATAATCAAGATGTTCATCAGATAATATCAATAGGAATATGTAGTATAAGTTTAGAATTTAGTATGTGTGATTCAATAAAAGAAAAAATAATAAACTTTATAGAAGATAATACTGATGCATTAATATTTGAAATAGAAGAAGAAATAATAAATTACTAA
- a CDS encoding LysR family transcriptional regulator produces the protein MNLIHLRSFYNTVKFKSISKAAKMLHLSQPGLSMQIQSLENTLGVCLLNRGRRGVELTEEGKIVYDYADAILALEDNIHLSLKKLEERNTDLNIGSCRSMGDYALPCTLYTFKQIYSDINISMHIDSTFSIIKKIQDMTLNLGIIQESSVPNDLECVSILSDELVLVASPDSTYNKISIDDIYNIPIVMREDSSATRLNLENILRKNGLDVDKLNIIFSFNSPEAIKQSVVSGRGLSFVPKITIRQELRNQTLKKVDVKELDTKFNYYISYRKNHKFSKSEEIFMKFITSKSRCFCY, from the coding sequence ATGAATCTTATACATTTACGTTCGTTTTACAATACTGTTAAATTTAAAAGTATATCTAAAGCTGCTAAGATGCTTCACTTAAGTCAGCCTGGTCTTAGTATGCAAATCCAAAGTCTTGAAAATACTCTTGGAGTATGTCTATTAAATAGAGGACGTCGAGGCGTTGAACTTACTGAAGAAGGTAAGATAGTTTATGATTATGCAGATGCTATATTAGCACTTGAAGATAATATACATCTTTCTTTAAAAAAACTTGAAGAAAGAAATACTGATTTAAATATAGGTTCATGTAGGAGTATGGGGGACTATGCCCTTCCTTGTACTTTATATACTTTTAAACAAATATACAGTGATATAAATATATCCATGCATATAGATAGTACTTTTTCAATTATAAAAAAAATACAAGATATGACCCTAAACTTAGGAATAATTCAAGAATCATCTGTTCCTAATGACTTAGAATGTGTATCTATACTTTCTGATGAACTTGTTTTAGTTGCAAGTCCAGATTCTACTTATAATAAAATATCTATAGATGATATTTATAATATACCAATAGTAATGAGAGAAGATTCATCTGCTACTAGGCTTAATTTAGAGAATATACTTAGAAAAAATGGTTTAGATGTTGATAAACTAAATATAATATTTTCATTTAATTCCCCTGAAGCAATAAAACAATCTGTAGTTTCTGGTAGAGGACTTTCTTTTGTTCCTAAAATTACAATTAGACAAGAACTTAGAAATCAAACTCTAAAAAAAGTTGATGTAAAAGAATTAGATACTAAATTTAATTATTATATATCTTATAGAAAAAATCATAAATTTAGTAAATCAGAAGAAATTTTTATGAAATTTATAACATCTAAATCTAGATGTTTTTGTTATTAG
- a CDS encoding AbgT family transporter, producing MEIKAQAKSKKSFLLRSLDTVERVGNSLPHPATIFIILTAVVILGSAIASSMGLSVSYDAYDQATGAIVETQVVAESLLSPDGIRYMFTSIVSNFTSFFALGPVFVIILCVGVAEGTGFLSAALRKVAKVTPKKMVTAMIIFLGIMSNVASSTGYVVLVPLGAIIFMSFKRHPIAGMAAAFAGVSGGWSANLLIGTNDPMFAGISTEAANMINPEYFVQPTANWYFMIASTFLIVAVGTFVTEKIVEPRLGKYVSDEDAVVEDITDLEKRGMKWGVLSLIVYIAFIGLLVLPQNGVLRDPETGSILTSPFMSSIIPIMACLFLVPGIFYGIGAKVIKNDKDVIELMIKGVTSIAGFLVLVFFAGQFIKFFDYSKLGTIMSVNGAHFLENTGFVGLPLIICFIVLTALLNIIIAVDSAKWVLMAPIFVPMFMQIGLSPELTQLVFRIGDSCTNVIAPLMPFFALIVAFCQKYEKKAGVGTLITTMLPYSIAFLIGWTLLFIVWYTFGLPIGPGSPLFYGA from the coding sequence ATGGAAATTAAAGCACAGGCAAAGTCAAAAAAGAGCTTTCTTTTAAGATCTTTAGACACAGTTGAAAGAGTAGGTAATTCGCTACCTCATCCAGCGACAATATTTATAATATTAACAGCAGTTGTAATATTAGGATCAGCTATTGCAAGTAGTATGGGTCTTTCTGTAAGTTATGATGCTTATGACCAAGCAACTGGAGCTATAGTTGAAACTCAAGTTGTAGCAGAAAGTTTACTATCACCAGATGGTATTAGATATATGTTTACTTCTATAGTATCAAACTTTACTAGCTTTTTTGCACTAGGACCAGTATTTGTAATAATACTATGTGTTGGAGTTGCAGAAGGAACAGGATTTTTATCAGCAGCCTTAAGAAAAGTAGCAAAAGTTACACCAAAGAAGATGGTTACAGCTATGATAATATTCTTGGGAATAATGTCAAATGTAGCATCATCTACTGGATATGTTGTATTAGTTCCATTAGGAGCAATAATATTTATGAGTTTTAAAAGACATCCAATAGCAGGTATGGCAGCAGCATTTGCAGGAGTATCTGGAGGATGGAGTGCAAACTTACTTATAGGTACAAATGACCCAATGTTTGCAGGTATATCAACAGAAGCTGCAAATATGATAAATCCAGAATACTTTGTTCAACCAACAGCTAACTGGTACTTTATGATAGCATCAACTTTCTTAATAGTAGCAGTAGGAACATTTGTAACAGAAAAAATAGTAGAGCCAAGACTTGGAAAATATGTATCAGATGAAGACGCAGTAGTTGAAGATATAACAGACCTTGAAAAAAGAGGTATGAAGTGGGGAGTATTATCATTAATAGTTTATATAGCATTTATAGGATTATTAGTACTTCCTCAAAATGGAGTACTTAGAGACCCAGAAACTGGTTCAATATTAACTTCACCATTTATGAGTAGTATTATACCTATAATGGCATGTTTATTTTTGGTACCTGGAATATTCTATGGAATAGGAGCTAAGGTTATAAAAAATGATAAAGATGTTATAGAGTTAATGATAAAAGGTGTAACTAGTATAGCAGGATTTTTAGTTTTAGTATTCTTTGCAGGACAATTTATAAAGTTCTTTGACTATTCAAAGCTTGGAACTATAATGTCAGTTAATGGAGCACATTTCTTAGAAAATACAGGCTTTGTAGGATTACCACTTATAATATGCTTTATAGTTTTAACAGCTCTTTTAAATATAATAATAGCTGTTGACTCTGCTAAATGGGTTTTAATGGCTCCAATATTTGTTCCTATGTTTATGCAAATAGGATTATCACCAGAGCTTACTCAATTAGTATTTAGAATAGGAGATTCATGTACTAATGTTATAGCACCACTTATGCCATTCTTTGCACTTATAGTAGCCTTTTGTCAAAAGTATGAGAAAAAAGCTGGGGTTGGTACATTAATAACAACAATGTTACCATACTCAATAGCATTTTTAATAGGATGGACGTTATTATTTATAGTTTGGTATACATTTGGTTTACCAATAGGACCAGGATCACCATTATTTTACGGAGCATAA
- a CDS encoding MalY/PatB family protein: MIYNFDEIMDRSNNFSAKYDEAKNKFGRDDIIPLWIADMDLKTAQPIIDAIIGRANQGMFGYVSRPERYFELVREWQLKRNNWDVDTKYMAHATGVMPMMCHFMREFLNEGDKVIVQPPVYSEFFTAVKDWGGELVYNPLKLVDGDYQMDFEDLEKKLKDGAKFLIVCNPHNPVGRVWSREELTKLGNLCLENNVMVISDEIHSDLILFNNKHIPMASINENFKKNTITCMSATKTFNLAGLQVSTTVFPNLEMKKIYEDVQGKLDSKRNNAFSVVANMAAYAHGEEWLEQLLTYLEGNVEFINNFCKEHIPQIKPNTPDCTYLMWLDCKDLGLEGDKLVDFFTNEARLGLNDGRSFGIGGEGYMRLNVACSRKLLEKAMNQLKEAVDKKNL; the protein is encoded by the coding sequence ATGATATATAATTTCGATGAAATAATGGATCGTAGTAACAATTTTTCAGCAAAGTATGATGAGGCTAAAAATAAATTTGGGAGAGATGATATAATACCTCTTTGGATTGCTGATATGGATTTAAAAACAGCACAGCCTATAATAGATGCAATAATAGGAAGAGCTAATCAAGGGATGTTTGGATATGTATCAAGACCAGAAAGATACTTTGAATTAGTAAGAGAGTGGCAATTAAAGAGAAATAATTGGGATGTTGATACAAAGTATATGGCACATGCTACAGGAGTAATGCCAATGATGTGTCATTTTATGAGAGAGTTTTTAAATGAAGGTGATAAGGTTATAGTTCAACCACCAGTATATTCGGAATTCTTTACAGCTGTAAAAGATTGGGGAGGAGAATTAGTATACAATCCTTTAAAGCTAGTAGATGGAGATTATCAAATGGACTTTGAAGACTTAGAAAAGAAGCTTAAAGATGGGGCTAAGTTTTTAATAGTTTGTAATCCTCATAACCCAGTTGGGAGAGTTTGGAGTAGAGAAGAACTAACTAAACTTGGTAATTTATGTTTAGAAAACAATGTTATGGTTATATCTGATGAAATACATTCAGACTTAATATTATTTAATAACAAGCATATACCAATGGCATCTATAAATGAAAACTTTAAAAAGAATACTATAACTTGTATGTCAGCTACAAAGACTTTTAATTTAGCAGGTCTTCAAGTATCAACTACAGTATTTCCTAACTTAGAAATGAAAAAGATATATGAAGATGTACAAGGAAAGTTGGATTCTAAAAGAAACAATGCATTTAGTGTAGTGGCAAATATGGCAGCTTATGCTCATGGTGAAGAATGGTTAGAGCAATTATTAACTTACTTAGAAGGTAATGTTGAGTTTATAAATAACTTCTGTAAAGAACATATACCACAAATAAAGCCAAATACTCCAGACTGTACATATTTAATGTGGCTAGATTGTAAGGATTTAGGGCTAGAGGGAGATAAATTAGTTGATTTCTTTACAAATGAAGCTAGACTTGGATTAAATGATGGAAGAAGTTTTGGAATAGGTGGAGAAGGCTATATGAGATTAAATGTAGCTTGTTCTAGAAAGTTATTAGAAAAAGCTATGAATCAATTAAAAGAAGCAGTAGATAAGAAAAACTTATAG